One stretch of Sardina pilchardus chromosome 17, fSarPil1.1, whole genome shotgun sequence DNA includes these proteins:
- the LOC134061899 gene encoding bone morphogenetic protein receptor type-1A-like → MTKAILIFITVLGACFLSAAPTEGGQNPDYVLQGTGVKPEQKRPPALDGSTMAPEDAERFLSCYCSGHCPDDAVNNTCMTNGQCFAIVEEDEYSREVEIRTFGCMRYEGYHFQCKDSPNAQPRRTIECCQSDFCNKDLEPSLPPLIQEPLFGSAHRLAFLVSVTVCCFALIAITVICYFRYKVQMERRRYDRDLEQDEAFIPMGESLRELINQSSTGSGSGLPLLVQRTIAKQIQMVRQIGKGRYGEVWLGRWRGEKVAVKVFFTREEASWFRETEIYQTVLMRHENILGFIAADIKGTGSFTQLFLITDYHENGSLYDYLRAATLDPQALLRLAYSAACGLCHLHTQIYGTQGKPAIAHRDLKSKNILIKKNGTCCIADLGLAVKFNSDTNEVDLPPSARVGTRRYMAPEVLDQSLNKNHFQAFLMADIYCYGLIVWEIARRCVTGGIVEEYQLPYWDMVPADPSFEDMREVVCVKGLRPAVSNRWNGNECLRAVLKLMSECWAHNPASRLTALRIKKTLAKMVESQDIKI, encoded by the exons ATGACTAAAGcgatcctcatcttcatcacagTCCTGGGGGCCTGCTTTCTGTCTGCTGCTCCAACTGAAG GTGGTCAGAACCCAGACTACGTGCTCCAGGGCACAGGCGTGAAGCCGGAGCAGAAGAGGCCCCCGGCTCTGGACGGCTCCACCATGGCCCCCGAGGATGCCGAGCGCTTCCTCAGCTGCTACTGCTCTGGCCACTGCCCCGACGACGCCGTCAACAACACCTGCAT GACCAATGGGCAGTGTTTTGCCATCGTAGAGGAGGACGAATATTCGCGAGAGGTCGAAATTCGCACCTTTGGCTGCATGAGATATGAGGGCTACCATTTCCAGTGCAAG GATTCACCCAACGCCCAGCCCAGAAGGACGATTGAATGCTGCCAGTCTGATTTTTGCAACAAAGACCTGGAGCCGTCCCTACCTCCTCTCATACAAG AGCCGCTTTTTGGCAGTGCCCACAGACTGGCCTTCCTGGTGTCTGTGACTGTCTGCTGTTTCGCCCTCATAGCCATCACAGTCATCTGCTACTTCAG ATATAAAGTGCAGATGGAGCGGAGGCGATATGACCGGGACCTGGAGCAGGACGAGGCCTTCATTCCCATGGGAGAGTCTCTGCGAGAGCTCATAAACCAGTCCAGCACAGGCAGCGGCTCtgggctccccctgctg GTCCAGCGCACCATCGCTAAGCAGATCCAGATGGTGCGTCAGATCGGGAAGGGCCGCTACGGGGAGGTGTGGCTCGGACGCTGGCGTGGGGAGAAGGTGGCCGTCAAAGTCTTCTTCACCCGCGAGGAGGCCAGCTGGTTCCGAGAGACCGAGATCTACCAGACAGTGCTCATGAGGCACGAGAACATTCTGG GCTTCATTGCGGCGGACATCAAGGGCACCGGGTCCTTCACGCAGCTCTTCCTCATCACGGACTACCATGAGAACGGCTCCCTGTACGACTACCTGAGGGCCGCCACGCTGGACCCCCAGGCTCTGCTGCGGCTGGCCTACTCTGCTGCCTGCGGCCTGTGCCACCTGCACACCCAGATCTACGGCACCCAGGGCAAGCCTGCCATCGCCCACCGGGACCTGAAGAGCAAGAACATCCTGATCAAGAAAAATGGCACTTGTTGCATTGCAGATCTCGGACTGGCAGTGAAATTCAATAG TGACACCAACGAGGTGGACCTGCCCCCGAGCGCTCGCGTGGGCACGCGCAGGTATATGGCCCCTGAGGTGCTGGACCAGAGTCTCAACAAGAACCACTTCCAGGCCTTCCTCATGGCAGACATCTACTGCTACGGACTCATCGTCTGGGAGATTGCCCGCCGATGCGTGACTGGAG GTATAGTGGAGGAGTATCAGCTGCCATACTGGGACATGGTGCCTGCGGACCCTTCCTTTGAGGACATgcgggaggtggtgtgtgtgaagggctTACGGCCAGCTGTGTCCAACCGCTGGAATGGCAACGAG TGTCTGCGTGCGGTCCTGAAGCTCATGTCAGAGTGCTGGGCGCATAACCCTGCCTCGCGCCTCACGGCCTTGCGCATCAAGAAGACTCTGGCCAAGATGGTCGAATCTCAAGACATCAAAATATGA
- the si:ch73-288o11.4 gene encoding beta-microseminoprotein: MHSGCQDSKGQIHPFGSTWVTENCYSCDCTAGGAGCCNTVPTVMLLPEDCQQIVDKKTCTSKVVLKSDPSVKCPGPIASVLK; this comes from the exons ATGCATTCAGGTTGCCAGGACAGCAAAGGGCAAATCCATCCATTTGGTTCTACCTGGGTGACTGAGAATTGCTATTCCTGTGACTGCACAGCAGGTGGTGCTGGTTGTTGCAACAC AGTCCCAACTGTAATGTTGTTGCCTGAGgattgccagcagatagtggATAAGAAGACCTGCACATCCAAGGTGGTGCTGAAGTCAGACCCATCTGTTAAATGTCCTGGTCCGATTGCTTCCGTGTTGAAATAA